A stretch of the Comamonas testosteroni TK102 genome encodes the following:
- a CDS encoding TolC family protein — MTSKNKGCSLVLPTGAVMVAIAALTFHPAQARADDLSWLPAQAQVEAAIKIQPVVNAAAARLDAAAATQSALEAGSHEFELSSGLQRRNVTNEARRYNEWEIQLSRAVRLPNKARIDRDIGSRTRRVADMRLEDAEHQMARRLLEVWAGWLRSFVVADEMQAQEKLLRREQEAMARRVALGDAAQRDSDVLQAERAMLAAQVSAARDAERAARQTMVIEFPGIETPARPSTLPDPDPLPGGVQEWLARIVRQSVEIGIADGEAARLAKVAERARANRTPDPTVGVRMMSERGGTERVIGVVLTVPFGTDYRSAMAATESANAAAAEAEALGVRRAVEQSAWVAAQAAESKRTQWQSFAQALAAQTTASNRTRRAWELGEAPLAEYLLTLRNLRQTRLGEAQARIDALQASALVRIDAHALWHSKGAHADAPQ, encoded by the coding sequence ATGACGAGTAAAAACAAAGGATGCAGCCTGGTACTACCGACTGGTGCCGTCATGGTGGCTATCGCGGCTTTGACATTTCATCCCGCGCAAGCGCGCGCCGATGATCTTTCGTGGCTGCCTGCGCAGGCGCAAGTCGAAGCGGCGATAAAAATCCAGCCGGTCGTGAATGCCGCAGCCGCTCGCTTGGACGCGGCGGCCGCCACGCAAAGCGCCCTTGAAGCCGGTAGCCACGAATTTGAACTCAGTAGTGGCCTACAACGTCGCAACGTGACCAACGAAGCGCGTCGCTACAACGAATGGGAAATCCAGCTCAGCCGTGCTGTTCGCTTGCCAAACAAGGCGCGTATAGATCGGGACATCGGCAGCCGCACCCGTAGGGTGGCCGATATGCGCCTTGAAGATGCCGAGCACCAAATGGCAAGGCGACTGTTGGAAGTCTGGGCCGGATGGCTGCGCAGTTTCGTCGTAGCCGACGAGATGCAAGCTCAGGAAAAGTTGCTTAGACGTGAGCAGGAAGCAATGGCCCGCCGCGTGGCCCTGGGCGATGCAGCGCAGCGGGACAGCGACGTTCTGCAAGCCGAACGCGCGATGCTTGCAGCCCAGGTTAGCGCTGCGCGCGACGCAGAACGGGCAGCACGACAAACGATGGTGATCGAGTTCCCGGGCATTGAGACTCCCGCGCGGCCATCCACGCTGCCAGATCCCGATCCTTTGCCGGGCGGGGTACAGGAGTGGCTGGCGCGAATTGTGCGACAAAGCGTCGAAATCGGCATTGCCGATGGAGAGGCAGCGCGCCTTGCCAAGGTGGCCGAGCGAGCTCGCGCCAACCGCACGCCCGACCCCACAGTCGGGGTACGGATGATGTCTGAACGCGGTGGGACGGAACGTGTCATTGGCGTTGTCCTGACGGTGCCATTTGGCACTGACTATCGCAGTGCAATGGCTGCCACGGAAAGCGCCAACGCAGCTGCCGCAGAGGCAGAGGCGCTCGGCGTGCGGCGCGCGGTGGAGCAAAGTGCGTGGGTAGCCGCGCAGGCAGCTGAAAGTAAGCGCACGCAGTGGCAGTCATTCGCGCAGGCGCTGGCCGCGCAGACCACGGCCAGCAACCGCACGCGGCGAGCTTGGGAACTGGGAGAGGCCCCCTTGGCCGAATACCTCTTGACGTTGCGAAACCTGCGCCAGACACGCCTCGGTGAGGCACAGGCTCGCATCGATGCGCTGCAAGCGTCAGCACTGGTGCGTATCGATGCGCATGCGCTGTGGCATTCGAAGGGGGCACATGCCGATGCCCCTCAATGA
- a CDS encoding phosphatase PAP2 family protein, producing MPMPLNESRLLGNAPLSNAPFAPRFLITHLALPAGAALIISSLLMDGGGDFWVADHLYRLQGSRWALRDAWLTSNLLHRGGKNLSTFLAIAVAATCIWAWRKKRSNKCSAYLRWPLLYLFCAYLIGALTVSALKSFTNMDCPWNLVRYGGARVFVGLFETRPPGMPRGVCFPAGHASAGYAWVSLYFFTLMVRPAWRWMALAASLMIGAIFGWTQQVRGAHFLSHDLWTLLICWVVALGLFMVWQRWFVDGSGDVYSSGFQA from the coding sequence ATGCCGATGCCCCTCAATGAATCCCGACTACTGGGCAACGCCCCACTATCCAACGCACCATTCGCACCTCGATTCTTAATCACTCATTTAGCGCTACCAGCGGGTGCGGCGCTGATCATCAGCAGTCTATTGATGGATGGCGGTGGGGACTTCTGGGTCGCCGATCATCTCTATCGCTTGCAGGGCAGCCGATGGGCTTTGCGGGATGCCTGGCTAACCAGCAACCTGCTGCATCGTGGTGGGAAGAATCTTTCCACCTTCCTGGCAATTGCGGTTGCAGCAACGTGCATCTGGGCTTGGAGAAAAAAACGTAGCAACAAATGCTCGGCATACCTACGCTGGCCGCTACTGTATCTTTTTTGTGCGTACTTGATCGGGGCACTGACGGTTTCGGCGCTGAAATCGTTCACTAACATGGATTGCCCCTGGAACTTGGTGCGCTATGGCGGAGCGCGAGTGTTTGTGGGCCTGTTTGAAACACGCCCGCCCGGTATGCCGCGCGGTGTGTGCTTTCCCGCAGGGCATGCAAGTGCCGGATATGCATGGGTCAGCCTATATTTCTTTACCTTGATGGTTCGTCCTGCCTGGCGTTGGATGGCCTTGGCTGCAAGTTTGATGATAGGTGCCATCTTTGGATGGACCCAGCAGGTGCGCGGAGCCCACTTCCTTTCCCATGACTTGTGGACGCTCCTGATTTGTTGGGTCGTTGCCTTGGGTCTTTTCATGGTCTGGCAACGCTGGTTTGTTGATGGCTCAGGCGATGTCTATTCATCGGGGTTCCAAGCATGA
- a CDS encoding diacylglycerol kinase, with protein MKDKKHTIAADSMSAFENKQKSRRGILRIWHASHYSIQGLRAGWNEPAFRLESVFSFVLVPLAFWLGQGWVEVALLSGSILILMIVELLNTAVESAIDRIGPQWHELSKRAKDMGSAAVLLATLLTGGVWLSALWQRLIN; from the coding sequence ATGAAAGATAAAAAACACACAATCGCAGCTGATTCCATGTCCGCATTCGAAAATAAACAAAAATCTCGCCGAGGAATATTGAGAATTTGGCATGCGTCCCATTACTCAATTCAGGGATTGCGCGCTGGATGGAATGAGCCGGCCTTTAGACTTGAGTCAGTATTTTCCTTTGTGTTGGTCCCATTGGCCTTCTGGTTGGGGCAGGGATGGGTCGAAGTCGCTCTTCTCTCAGGAAGTATCCTTATTTTGATGATTGTGGAGCTACTCAATACTGCTGTGGAATCGGCGATTGATCGTATTGGCCCTCAATGGCATGAGCTATCAAAGCGTGCAAAGGACATGGGAAGCGCTGCCGTGCTGTTAGCCACTTTGCTGACTGGGGGGGTTTGGCTGTCAGCACTCTGGCAAAGGCTGATTAATTAG
- a CDS encoding efflux RND transporter periplasmic adaptor subunit, with translation MSFPTLKAAGTSSRTKTLALSAVGVAVLAAVGYGWWAWATQQTTVADKDANEAVAQPSAGSVQLNAAQLRAQGVETAIVKDAAAIPLDGLPAQTVAPLSASAQVVAPYGGVVTRVLVDEGAAVRQGQALARIQSKDVLAAQADLARARTDATAAATQARRDAALLAEGIIPAARNEQTQARAAAAQSTLQEANGALARLRPVSGGQAGEYELLAPLSGRVMRRHLSLGQAVAPLDIAFIVAQPGPLDVSVAVPLRWRSDLHPGLEVRLPDGTIARVTAVGGDTDLSSQSLRVRARVDADQAGADRYAAGQQISVALLLPAPQGTLSVPSAALLPAGSAHVVYVAEPSSQDKQGDLRVRAVPVQLLGQDESEASSAVRAVSPDTAPLAAGMQVVVRGTALLKSMIPLQ, from the coding sequence ATGAGCTTCCCGACCTTGAAAGCGGCGGGCACCTCCAGCCGAACCAAGACCTTGGCCCTGTCCGCCGTCGGTGTGGCAGTTCTGGCTGCCGTAGGGTACGGCTGGTGGGCTTGGGCAACGCAGCAGACAACCGTAGCCGATAAAGACGCGAACGAAGCCGTCGCCCAGCCGAGTGCTGGCAGCGTTCAGCTCAACGCCGCTCAACTCCGCGCGCAGGGCGTGGAAACCGCCATCGTCAAGGACGCCGCAGCAATACCGCTGGATGGCTTGCCCGCGCAGACCGTGGCACCGCTCTCGGCCAGCGCGCAGGTTGTGGCACCCTATGGCGGTGTGGTGACGCGCGTTCTGGTCGATGAAGGTGCCGCAGTGCGCCAAGGACAGGCTTTGGCGCGCATCCAGAGCAAGGATGTTCTGGCGGCGCAAGCCGATCTGGCGCGTGCCCGCACGGACGCGACCGCAGCCGCCACGCAGGCCAGGCGCGATGCTGCCCTGCTCGCCGAGGGCATCATCCCCGCCGCGCGCAACGAGCAAACTCAGGCGCGCGCAGCGGCTGCGCAAAGTACGTTGCAAGAGGCCAATGGCGCCCTCGCACGGCTTCGACCCGTTAGCGGCGGGCAGGCCGGCGAGTATGAATTGCTGGCGCCTTTGTCCGGGCGGGTGATGCGTCGTCACCTGAGCCTCGGGCAGGCGGTCGCGCCGCTCGACATCGCCTTTATAGTGGCTCAGCCTGGCCCGCTGGATGTCAGCGTCGCGGTTCCGCTGCGCTGGCGCTCAGATCTCCACCCAGGCTTGGAAGTGCGTCTTCCCGATGGCACGATCGCTCGCGTGACGGCTGTTGGTGGCGACACTGACCTCAGTAGTCAGAGCCTGCGGGTACGTGCCCGCGTCGATGCAGATCAGGCAGGGGCAGACCGCTATGCGGCCGGGCAGCAGATCAGTGTCGCGCTGTTGCTGCCAGCACCGCAGGGCACCTTGAGCGTGCCATCGGCCGCACTGCTGCCAGCGGGCAGCGCCCACGTGGTCTACGTTGCTGAGCCGTCATCGCAAGACAAGCAAGGCGACCTACGCGTCCGCGCTGTTCCGGTGCAACTGCTGGGGCAAGACGAATCAGAGGCGTCAAGCGCCGTGCGTGCAGTCTCGCCAGACACTGCGCCGCTTGCGGCAGGCATGCAGGTCGTCGTGCGCGGTACGGCACTGCTCAAATCCATGATTCCATTGCAATGA
- a CDS encoding efflux RND transporter permease subunit, translated as MLSRLIEFSLRQRALVLLGVLALAGAGLAAFLQLPIDAYPDISPTQVKLIIKAPGMTPEEVESRVITPLEMELLGVPRGVMLRSTAKYAIADITVDFAEGSDIYWARQQVAERYAGVSGSLPEGVSGGLAPISTPLSDVFMFTIEGGGLTLSERRALLDWTLRPALRTLPGVADVNVLGGEAKSFAVVPDRARLSAASLSFSDVITAIGRNNRNDGAGRLDAGEDTLIVRAEGAIHTLDDLSRLILRAGANGTAPVRLGDVAQVRIEGVTRYGAVTRDGAGEAVEGIVVALRGADASALVKAIRARLDEVTPSLPPGVKVVPFYDRSTLIERAVGTVESALLEATVLVVILLLLFLGELRAALVVAVMVPLAALGTFLLMRLVGMSANLMSLGGLAIAIGMLVDAAVVVVENAVSRLDPHAPSAHQPRLHRIFAAAREVAMPVASGILIICLTFMPLLTLQGLEGKLFVPVALTIVFALGVSLLLSLTLVPVLASLLLKEHAHTEPWVMRWATRLYQPLLEAALHHPLRASAVAIAALALGVVAYLGTGKAFMPTMDEGDILLQLQKPPSIGLQRSLEIDLAVQKAIGAAVPEVRHSIGRVGSDELGLDPMGLNETDLFMQLAPRKDWHAADKDALSAEIRKVMDAFPGLEFGFTQPIEMRISEMLTGSRGDVAVKLFGPDLQTLGDLAQRMAARIEKVPGARDVLTQASDSVEYLQVKVDAQAAGRAGLAVTQVQDELRAQLEGVPAGLVIEPDRRTPIVVRGDARLRGSAERFKDLQLARGDQGEIPLTSLARIATTDGPVLVRRENGSRFALIQSSVSGRDLVGFVDEARAAVARDVPLPPGYRVEWGGQFENQQRAAARLGMVVPVALGLIFFVLFMTFGSVRQAALILGNVPFAMVGGVAALWLSGQYLSVPASVGFIALLGIAVLNGLVLMTHFNHLHALGLPMEQVVREGSLRRLRPVLMTASITAFGLVPLLLASGPGSEIQRPLAIVVIGGLVSSTALTLVLLPVLYRRFGQAISSQQGVHA; from the coding sequence ATGTTGTCCCGTCTGATTGAATTTTCCCTGCGCCAACGTGCGCTGGTACTGCTTGGCGTGCTGGCTTTGGCGGGTGCGGGCCTAGCGGCCTTCCTGCAACTGCCGATCGACGCCTATCCGGATATTTCCCCCACGCAGGTCAAGCTGATTATCAAGGCTCCTGGCATGACGCCTGAGGAGGTGGAGTCGCGCGTGATCACGCCGCTGGAGATGGAGTTGCTCGGCGTGCCCCGGGGCGTGATGTTGCGCTCCACGGCCAAGTACGCCATCGCCGACATCACGGTGGACTTTGCCGAAGGCAGCGACATCTACTGGGCGCGTCAGCAGGTGGCTGAACGCTATGCCGGCGTTTCGGGCAGCCTGCCCGAAGGCGTCAGCGGCGGGCTGGCGCCGATTTCGACACCGCTGTCGGACGTGTTCATGTTCACCATCGAAGGCGGTGGCCTCACGTTGAGCGAGCGCCGCGCCCTGCTGGACTGGACGCTGCGCCCGGCCCTGCGCACGCTGCCCGGTGTTGCTGATGTCAACGTGCTGGGTGGAGAAGCCAAGAGCTTTGCTGTGGTGCCGGATCGCGCACGGCTTTCCGCTGCGAGCCTCAGCTTCTCTGATGTCATCACGGCGATCGGCCGCAACAACCGCAATGACGGTGCGGGCCGCCTGGATGCAGGCGAAGACACGCTGATCGTGCGCGCCGAAGGCGCGATCCACACTTTGGACGATTTATCCCGTCTGATCCTGCGCGCGGGGGCCAATGGTACGGCCCCAGTTCGCCTGGGCGACGTGGCCCAGGTGCGCATCGAAGGCGTGACGCGATATGGCGCCGTCACCCGGGACGGCGCGGGCGAAGCGGTGGAAGGCATCGTGGTGGCGCTGCGCGGGGCCGATGCCTCGGCGCTGGTCAAAGCCATTCGAGCCCGGCTGGACGAGGTGACTCCCAGCCTGCCGCCCGGCGTCAAGGTGGTGCCGTTCTATGACCGCAGCACGCTGATCGAGCGCGCCGTGGGCACGGTGGAAAGCGCCTTGCTGGAAGCGACGGTACTGGTCGTTATCCTGCTGCTTCTGTTCCTCGGCGAGCTTCGCGCCGCGCTGGTTGTGGCGGTGATGGTGCCTTTGGCGGCACTGGGCACCTTCTTGCTGATGCGTCTGGTCGGCATGAGCGCCAACCTGATGAGCTTGGGGGGCCTCGCGATCGCCATCGGCATGCTGGTGGACGCTGCCGTAGTGGTGGTGGAAAACGCCGTCAGTCGGCTCGACCCGCACGCGCCCAGTGCGCACCAGCCGCGCCTGCACCGCATATTCGCCGCGGCGCGCGAGGTCGCCATGCCTGTGGCCTCGGGCATCCTCATCATCTGTCTGACCTTCATGCCCCTGCTCACACTGCAAGGGTTGGAAGGCAAACTGTTTGTGCCGGTGGCGCTGACCATCGTATTCGCCCTGGGCGTCTCGCTGCTGCTGTCGCTCACGCTGGTGCCGGTGCTGGCCTCGCTGCTGCTCAAGGAACATGCTCACACCGAGCCGTGGGTGATGCGCTGGGCCACGCGCCTGTACCAACCGCTGCTGGAGGCTGCGCTTCACCACCCGCTACGCGCATCGGCGGTCGCCATCGCGGCCCTGGCATTGGGTGTGGTGGCCTACCTTGGCACGGGCAAGGCGTTCATGCCGACGATGGACGAGGGCGATATCCTGCTGCAACTGCAAAAACCCCCGTCCATTGGGTTGCAGCGCTCGCTGGAGATTGACCTGGCGGTGCAGAAGGCCATCGGTGCGGCGGTGCCCGAGGTGCGGCACAGCATCGGGCGGGTGGGCTCCGACGAGCTGGGGCTCGACCCGATGGGCCTGAACGAAACCGACCTGTTCATGCAGCTCGCACCGCGCAAGGATTGGCATGCAGCCGACAAGGACGCGTTGAGTGCCGAGATACGCAAGGTGATGGATGCCTTCCCCGGCCTGGAATTCGGCTTTACCCAGCCCATCGAGATGCGCATCTCGGAAATGCTCACCGGCAGCCGGGGCGACGTGGCCGTCAAGCTGTTCGGCCCTGACCTGCAAACACTGGGCGATCTGGCGCAGCGCATGGCCGCTCGCATCGAGAAAGTGCCCGGTGCGCGCGACGTGCTCACCCAGGCCAGCGACAGCGTGGAATACCTGCAGGTGAAGGTGGATGCGCAGGCGGCGGGGCGCGCCGGGCTGGCCGTGACACAGGTTCAGGACGAGTTGCGCGCGCAACTCGAAGGCGTTCCGGCCGGGCTGGTGATTGAGCCGGACAGGCGCACGCCGATCGTGGTGCGCGGCGACGCCCGCCTGCGCGGCTCGGCCGAGCGCTTCAAGGACTTGCAGCTCGCCCGCGGCGATCAGGGCGAAATCCCCTTGACCTCGCTGGCGCGCATCGCCACCACTGATGGCCCCGTGCTGGTGCGGCGCGAGAACGGCTCGCGCTTCGCGCTGATCCAGTCCAGCGTGAGCGGGCGCGATCTTGTCGGCTTCGTGGATGAAGCGCGCGCCGCCGTAGCGCGCGACGTGCCGCTGCCGCCCGGCTACCGCGTCGAATGGGGCGGGCAGTTCGAGAACCAGCAACGCGCAGCGGCCCGCCTTGGCATGGTGGTGCCGGTGGCCCTGGGGCTGATTTTCTTCGTGCTGTTCATGACCTTCGGCTCGGTGCGGCAGGCCGCGCTCATCCTCGGCAACGTGCCGTTTGCCATGGTCGGCGGCGTGGCGGCGCTGTGGCTGTCGGGGCAGTACCTGTCGGTGCCTGCTTCGGTCGGCTTCATCGCGCTGCTGGGCATCGCCGTGCTCAACGGATTGGTGCTGATGACGCACTTCAACCACCTGCACGCGCTAGGCCTGCCCATGGAACAGGTGGTGCGCGAAGGTTCGCTGCGACGGTTGCGCCCCGTGCTGATGACGGCTTCCATCACCGCCTTTGGCCTAGTGCCCCTGCTGCTGGCCAGTGGCCCTGGCTCTGAGATCCAGCGCCCACTCGCCATCGTGGTGATTGGCGGACTGGTCAGTTCCACTGCGCTGACCCTGGTCCTGCTGCCGGTGCTGTACCGGCGATTCGGCCAGGCCATCTCCTCACAACAAGGAGTCCACGCATGA
- a CDS encoding VIT1/CCC1 transporter family protein, with protein sequence MTKFHHRAHPESHRTEHIGWLRAAVLGANDGIISTASLVAGVAAAHASHASIMTTAIAGLVAGAMSMAAGEFVSVYSQADTEKADLARERDELKNSPEAEHRELTAIYVRRGLDHRLADQVATQLMAHDALGAHARDELGISETLSARPLQAAMASAGSFAVGAAMPLAVVLLAPEQSLLYWIVATAIVFLALLGAAAAAVGGTPLFKSALRVAFWGTFAMAVTAGVGAMFGTAV encoded by the coding sequence ATGACAAAATTTCATCATCGCGCTCACCCTGAAAGTCATCGCACTGAACATATCGGATGGCTACGCGCAGCTGTTCTGGGTGCCAATGACGGCATCATTTCCACGGCCAGCCTAGTTGCAGGCGTGGCTGCGGCCCATGCAAGCCATGCCAGCATCATGACCACGGCCATCGCGGGGTTGGTAGCCGGTGCCATGTCCATGGCTGCAGGCGAATTCGTATCGGTCTATTCACAAGCTGATACGGAGAAGGCGGATCTGGCGCGGGAACGTGATGAACTGAAGAACAGTCCGGAAGCCGAACATCGCGAACTCACGGCCATCTATGTTCGGCGTGGCCTGGATCATCGACTCGCGGATCAGGTCGCCACGCAATTGATGGCGCATGATGCGTTGGGCGCGCACGCGCGCGATGAATTGGGCATTTCTGAAACCTTGAGCGCTCGCCCGCTGCAAGCCGCCATGGCGTCCGCTGGAAGCTTCGCCGTGGGTGCGGCCATGCCGCTGGCCGTGGTTCTGTTGGCGCCGGAGCAGAGCCTGCTCTATTGGATCGTCGCGACGGCGATTGTCTTCCTGGCCCTGCTCGGCGCTGCGGCTGCTGCCGTGGGTGGTACGCCGCTGTTCAAAAGTGCACTGCGCGTCGCGTTCTGGGGCACATTTGCCATGGCGGTGACAGCGGGCGTGGGAGCCATGTTCGGCACCGCGGTGTAA
- a CDS encoding DUF3240 family protein: MNGLKEAQLVRLNLVFPPTLEDAVTDALMADPVLPGFTLLHAEGHTGDFARASIREKVRGRVDRRVIWVLIEYEQLEQVLAHLRQRIASSDVRWWVESVLASGRLV; the protein is encoded by the coding sequence ATGAACGGATTGAAAGAAGCGCAACTGGTGCGCCTGAATCTGGTGTTTCCACCCACGCTCGAAGACGCCGTCACCGATGCCCTGATGGCCGACCCGGTGCTGCCAGGGTTCACCCTGTTGCACGCCGAAGGGCATACCGGCGACTTCGCGCGCGCGTCCATTCGCGAGAAGGTTCGCGGCCGTGTGGATCGGCGCGTCATTTGGGTGTTGATCGAATATGAACAACTGGAACAGGTCCTGGCGCATCTGCGCCAGCGCATCGCGTCTAGCGATGTCCGCTGGTGGGTGGAGTCGGTGTTGGCAAGTGGAAGACTGGTATGA
- a CDS encoding phosphoethanolamine transferase, producing MPRFRTANLKDLSHWRPQCSVEWLILMTSIFFALACNGLFWSSALGVQSSLRMGTSVLLFLVGIHSLLLSLVVWRWNAKVLLAVLFVASALATHYMRSFHIYLDSSMLRNVLATDFKESRELLTPALIAPLSLLAVVPIIFLWRIRLLGRTWLKATVWRMGLMLFSTLMISGGVMLSFQDMSALMRNHREVRYLITPGNYLVGLPKALTGSSITQSAEKIPIGADAVATVRPEGSRPRLLVFVVGETARAQNWGLNGYARETTPQLTQMGVINFSDMHSCGTNTEVSVPCMFSSFGRRNYDEDKIRSHQSLLHVLERAGITTLWRDNQSGCKGVCDGLEYQSLGNAQSSSLCVDGRCFDEILLEDLPAQARKNPGDRVIFLHQLGNHGPSYFQRYPAAYRKFIPTCDTPEMGKCTREQIVNSYDNAILYTDHFLTQVIKKLQGLSDYDTAMIFVSDHGESLGEKGLFLHGMPYAIAPQEQTRVPLVMWFSSTFTQSRGLNIGCLSERARSYANHDALFSSVLGLMQVKTSEYDRNFDFFFGCDDKNI from the coding sequence ATGCCGCGATTCAGAACTGCAAACCTCAAGGACCTAAGCCATTGGCGACCACAATGCAGCGTCGAGTGGCTGATCTTGATGACCAGTATTTTCTTTGCACTAGCCTGCAATGGTCTATTTTGGAGTAGCGCCTTAGGCGTCCAGTCCAGCTTACGCATGGGTACATCCGTACTGCTGTTTCTGGTGGGAATTCACAGTCTGCTGTTGAGTTTGGTTGTGTGGCGCTGGAATGCCAAGGTTTTACTTGCGGTGCTTTTTGTTGCCTCTGCCCTCGCAACACATTACATGCGCAGCTTTCATATCTACCTCGATTCGAGCATGTTGCGCAATGTTCTAGCCACAGACTTCAAGGAAAGTCGCGAGCTACTGACGCCTGCATTGATTGCTCCACTAAGCCTACTGGCAGTAGTTCCGATTATTTTTCTTTGGCGAATCCGATTGCTCGGGCGTACTTGGCTGAAAGCAACCGTGTGGCGTATGGGATTGATGCTGTTTTCGACACTGATGATTTCGGGCGGTGTCATGCTGTCATTTCAGGACATGTCCGCACTGATGAGAAATCATCGCGAAGTGCGATACTTGATTACACCGGGAAACTATCTGGTGGGTTTGCCGAAGGCACTGACAGGTTCCTCTATCACGCAGTCCGCCGAAAAAATACCCATTGGAGCTGATGCCGTTGCAACAGTCAGGCCCGAAGGCAGTCGGCCACGTTTATTAGTCTTTGTCGTAGGCGAGACGGCTCGCGCCCAAAACTGGGGATTGAACGGCTATGCACGCGAAACAACGCCTCAATTGACTCAGATGGGTGTGATCAATTTCTCCGACATGCACTCCTGTGGAACTAATACCGAGGTTTCTGTGCCTTGCATGTTCTCGTCCTTTGGTCGCCGAAACTACGATGAAGACAAGATTCGCTCACACCAATCCTTACTGCATGTTCTGGAGCGCGCCGGTATTACCACCTTATGGAGAGATAACCAGTCAGGTTGCAAAGGGGTGTGCGATGGTCTCGAATATCAAAGCCTAGGGAATGCACAAAGTTCCTCTTTATGCGTTGATGGTCGGTGTTTCGATGAGATTTTGCTTGAAGACTTACCAGCTCAGGCTCGCAAAAATCCCGGTGATCGTGTGATTTTTTTGCACCAGCTTGGAAATCATGGCCCCAGCTACTTTCAACGATACCCAGCAGCGTATCGAAAATTCATCCCAACATGCGACACACCGGAAATGGGGAAATGCACCCGCGAACAGATTGTGAATAGCTACGACAACGCTATTCTCTACACAGATCATTTCCTAACCCAAGTCATTAAAAAATTGCAGGGCCTTTCCGACTACGACACAGCTATGATATTCGTCTCGGATCACGGCGAATCCCTGGGCGAGAAGGGACTTTTTCTGCACGGCATGCCTTATGCGATTGCTCCACAAGAGCAGACTCGTGTTCCTTTGGTTATGTGGTTCTCTTCAACGTTTACTCAAAGTCGAGGGCTGAATATTGGCTGTTTGAGTGAGCGAGCCCGCTCTTATGCGAATCACGACGCATTGTTTTCGTCTGTCTTGGGGCTAATGCAGGTTAAAACAAGTGAGTACGATAGGAATTTCGATTTTTTCTTTGGCTGTGATGATAAGAATATATAA
- a CDS encoding cytochrome b — MDIKNSEYRFSPLVIGLHWLTVILIIAVYASMELRGLAPKGALRDAMKSLHYLLGLSVLVIVVIRIGVRIQAGVKPAIQPPMPRWQATLADGMHYALYSFMLAMPLLGWLTLSAAGKPIVLFGLPVPSLIGTDVALSRQLKDVHEALATLGYVLIGLHAMAALLHHYVMRDNTLVRMLPGHRT, encoded by the coding sequence ATGGACATCAAGAATTCCGAATACCGTTTCAGTCCCTTGGTCATAGGCTTGCACTGGCTGACCGTGATTCTCATCATTGCGGTCTATGCGAGCATGGAATTGCGCGGACTGGCACCCAAGGGAGCCTTGAGAGACGCCATGAAGTCCTTGCACTACCTGCTGGGCCTCAGCGTTCTGGTGATCGTCGTGATCCGTATCGGGGTGCGCATCCAGGCGGGCGTGAAGCCCGCGATCCAACCACCCATGCCACGCTGGCAGGCCACGCTCGCCGATGGCATGCACTATGCGCTCTACAGCTTCATGCTCGCCATGCCGCTGCTCGGATGGCTCACCTTGAGTGCGGCGGGCAAGCCGATTGTTCTGTTTGGCTTGCCCGTTCCCTCTCTGATCGGCACCGACGTTGCTTTGTCGCGCCAACTCAAGGATGTCCATGAGGCGCTGGCGACATTGGGCTATGTCTTGATCGGATTGCATGCGATGGCGGCGCTGTTGCACCACTACGTCATGCGTGACAACACACTGGTTCGCATGCTTCCCGGTCATCGCACCTGA